One genomic segment of Musa acuminata AAA Group cultivar baxijiao chromosome BXJ3-3, Cavendish_Baxijiao_AAA, whole genome shotgun sequence includes these proteins:
- the LOC103979795 gene encoding uncharacterized protein LOC103979795, producing MADVRSETESNSPLDVAPRTAAAYLDPHYWDERFAAEDHYEWFKDYSHFQHLLRPFLSPSHSVLEIGCGNSRLCEELRRDGVADITCVDISPVAVERMQNRLRDIGLEGIKVVQADMLDMPFGGESFDVVIEKGTMDVLFVDSGDPWKPRPATVDKVMKMLQGVHKVLKPEGTFISISFGQPHFRRPLFEGQGFTWSVDWKTFGEGFHYFFYTLKKGRRMSDNKECGSERPSMPSISLLHEELEDENYIFRTTICEELET from the exons ATGGCCGACGTGAGATCAGAGACGGAGAGCAACAGCCCCTTGGACGTTGCCCCGCGCACGGCCGCCGCCTATCTCGATCCCCACTACTG GGATGAGAGGTTCGCCGCCGAAGACCACTACGAGTGGTTCAAAGATTACTCCCACTTCCAACACCTCCTCCGCCCCTTCCTCAGCCCATCCCACTCG GTACTGGAGATTGGGTGCGGGAACTCGCGGCTCTGCGAGGAGCTGCGCAGGGATGGCGTTGCCGACATCACCTGCGTCGACATCTCCCCCGTCGCTGTCGAAAGGATGCAGAACCGCTTGCGGGACATTGGGCTTGAAG GCATCAAGGTGGTTCAGGCCGACATGCTAGACATGCCTTTTGGTGGGGAATCCTTTGATGTCGTGATCGAGAAAGGCACCATG GATGTATTGTTTGTGGACAGTGGTGATCCATGGAAACCCCGGCCTGCAACGGTAGATAAGGTGATGAAAATGCTTCAAGGTGTTCACAAGGTTCTGAAACCAGAAGGCACTTTTATTTCAATCTCATTTGGACAG CCACACTTCAGACGGCCACTATTTGAAGGCCAAGGTTTTACCTGGTCTGTTGATTGGAAAACCTTTGGGGAAGGATTCCATTATTTTTTCTATACTCTTAAGAAG GGAAGGAGGATGTCAGACAACAAGGAGTGTGGAAGTGAGAGACCAAGTATGCCATCTATTAGTTTGTTACACGAAGAGCTGGAAGATGAGAATTATATATTTCGAACCACAATATGCGAGGAGCTAGAAACATAg
- the LOC103979797 gene encoding GTP-binding protein At2g22870: MILRHHRLLNLHMLSTPPIAPSLAAVSFRRPLSLAAHTTPGTGSPPPPPPSPHPVKPSLASNVAGADLVRTALFVPPGVAREEVTPDMLLPGSNIVVGPYAGHAQIKQVEFVKSSARARDCPKDNRPEFAILGRSNVGKSSLINALVRKKEFALTSKKPGKTQLINHFLVNKSWYIVDLPGYGFANASQSARTDWSSFTKGYFLNRDTLVAVLLLVDASIPPQQIDLDCANWLGRNNIGMTFVFTKCDKIKGGKGKRSDDNIKHFQDLISKYYKEPPPWIMTSSVTGLGRDELLLHMSQLRNYWDNDEVV; this comes from the exons ATGATACTCCGCCACCATCGCCTCTTAAACCTCCACATGCTCTCCACTCCTCCCATCGCTCCGTCTCTCGCCGCGGTCTCCTTCCGCCGCCCGCTCTCCCTTGCCGCACATACGACGCCCGGAACcggctctcctcctcctccgcctccttcaCCTCATCCCGTCAAGCCCTCCTTGGCCTCCAATGTGGCGGGCGCGGACTTGGTGAGGACCGCACTCTTCGTGCCGCCGGGGGTGGCGCGGGAGGAGGTGACGCCGGATATGTTGCTACCGGGTTCCAACATCGTGGTCGGGCCCTACGCTGGTCACGCGCAGATCAAGCAGGTGGAGTTCGTGAAAAGCAGCGCCCGGGCGCGCGACTGCCCCAAGGATAACCGCCCCGAGTTCGCCATCCTCGGCAGGTCCAACGTCGGCAAGTCCTCCCTCATCAATGCCCTCGTCCGTAAGAAGGAGTTCGCCCTCACTTCCAAGAAGCCAG GGAAGACGCAACTTATAAATCACTTTCTGGTCAACAAAAGCTGGTACATCGTCGATCTGCCCGGCTATGG GTTTGCAAATGCTTCTCAGTCTGCTCGAACAGATTGGTCTTCATTTACCAAGGGTTACTTTCTAAACCGTGATACCTTGGTTGCTGTCTTGCTTCTTGTTGATGCCAGTATTCCACCTCAGCAGATAGATCTTGACTGTGCTAACTGGCTCGGCCGTAACAAT ATTGGCATGACTTTTGTGTTCACCAAGTGTGACAAGATAAAGGGTGGTAAAGGAAAGCGATCTGATGATAACATCAAGCATTTCCAAGATCTTATCAGTAAGTACTACAAGGAGCCTCCACCATGGATCATGACTAGCAGTGTTACTGGCCTTGGTCGAGATGAGCTTCTTCTTCATATGTCGCAGCTAAGGAATTACTGGGACAACGATGAGGTAGTTTGA
- the LOC135632321 gene encoding uncharacterized protein LOC135632321: protein MEDSKGEKRKRFHQALLNLYHPPSPPRSPPPPSPQLTKEELVAMVCGDMAPDLDQGDEYDDGSELGCTSDVESKKLTRAQRKRIRKRKLKEAASVRRKIIGPLLPSSDQDLNKPSKKPSHENLPESRQDSAEHLSC, encoded by the exons ATGGAGGACTCTAAAGGAGAGAAGCGGAAGAGGTTTCACCAGGCGCTCCTCAATCTCTACCATCCGCCTTCGCCACCGCGGTCGCCGCCTCCCCCATCGCCTCAG TTAACCAAGGAGGAACTTGTTGCTATGGTTTGCGGGGATATGGCTCCAGATTTGGATCAAG GAGATGAATATGATGATGGAAGTGAACTGGGTTGTACAAGTGACGTGGAATCAAAAAAGCTCACAAGGGCTCAAAGAAAGAGAATAAGGAAAAGAAAACTAAAGGAAGCAGCATCAGTTAGAAGAAAGATCATCGGACCTTTGTTGCCTTCTAGCGACCAAGATCTAAACAAACCATCTAAAAAACCATCACATGAAAATTTACCTGAATCTAGACAAGATTCTGCAGAGCATCTATCATGTTAG